The genomic segment NNNNNNNNNNNNNNNNNNNNNNNNNNNNNNNNNNNNNNNNNNCATACATAATCCAATATTAATTCACGAGAAACTTAAATTTCTGCAGCAACATCAAattctctgtttttttttttaaattacaaggtttaaatatagaaaagatataattgatgttgtaaatttatttattattatcaagattgatgataaaatttaaaattattatatgtaaaaaaCATTTAAGTTAAACAATTATAATCCTAAATTACATACCTGTTTAAGAACGTTACTTGAATTTGATAAAGCTTAAGTCCAAATTACATTCACCACTAAGAATGTATTTCGTAAGAAAGAacgtattttttgaaaaatgtttttgatTTTCATAATTGATTGGCTTAAATGTGTATGGAATATGATGAATTTGAAATCAGGAATTGAATCTCGAATCAAGATCGAACGTCAGGTTTAGGACTAGAATCTCCGGTCGGATGTTGAGTTTGTGGATCGAGGTCAAATCCAGAGTCAGGTTCCATATCGAGGTTGGATCTCAGGTTCCATATCGAGGTTGGATCTCAAGTCCAAGACCTCGAATTTGGTTCGAGGTTGAGAGTCGAGATTTGCGTTTCGGGGTATGGAGTTGTGTCAACAGTGGAGTCATGAGTCGGGATATAGATTCGGATCCCATGTCAGATCACTCATCGAGATCGGGAGTTGGGACCCGATACGAGATTAGGATCTAATGGCAGGCTTGAAAGTACAATTTTTTGTATCTCATAGAGTAAATTCATATAGTTATTAATAATTATCTAATACTTTTTGTGATGATTGAGGTTGATAAGGGGATAACGTACAAGCACGTACATAAAGACTAGTTAttataaaagtataaataacaatattgagtgaccaaaatatccttcGAATGTTGAACTTTATACCTTTATAAGTTGAAATTTTCTCTAAAACTTAATTTCATGTTgaataaaattataactttattttttcCCTAACATCTAGGACTTCAAATTCAAATGAAAAACCTAAATCctaacaaaaacacaaaaatttttcTAACTACTGTATTTCTAATTTCTAACTTGATTAAAAGTTAGATATCAAGGACTCAAATTTACTGTTTTCTAAAAGAGGCAAATTATGTGTCATTACCAAATTAGCATATTATTTAAACCTTTTTAGATATTTCATCCAAGAATTAATATGACAAAGAGCTGTTAGTGAACTTTTTTGGTACCAAATCCAGATTTCAATAGTATTATGATAGCAAGTGTAACCACTTCGTGTACAACACAAAGAAagtatataatatttataacatttaAGTTGAGGTTTAAGCacgtaaatttaatttttaattcaaaacttTGTTGCTGATATTATTTCATGAAGAACTAAATTGAAGTGTATTTTATGTGATACACTATTTTGTAAGGTCTCAGCTCGGAGTCGAGACGGGAATCAAGTTTGGAGATCGGGTCTCAAACGATATTAGAAGTAGAGTCTTAAATCGGGGTCGAGACTTGAGTTGAGGTTGGGAGTTAGAATCGAGATCGAGAGTTGTAGTCGTGATCGGCAACTGAGTCTCACTTAGAATGGGACTGATATGGAGATCGAATCACGTCTCGAGTCAGGAGTTTGGTCCCAAGTCAAGATTTGGTACTTGGGTCGAGATCGGGGAGTCAAGGTTAGGATCgagagttggagttgaagttgagttttgggTCTAGAGTTGTGTCTCGGATTTGGAGTTGGGCCTCAGGTGAAAGTTAGGGTCTCGCGTCAGTAGTCGACTCAAGTTCCGGGTCTGATGTCCTAATGTTTCTCAGGTTATACCTACATTatcttcaaacaatatttttttacttattaatCAAAacgaggaaaaaaaaaaagaactacttatttttcaaaaaaatgtttTCCAGAATTCCAAACTCACCTACAACCTTTATAATAGTTGCAGGAGTTATGAGGCACGTGGCATAGAGTAGCACCCCAAAAAAGTACAAAACAAAacgaggaaaaaaaaaaagaactacttatttttcaaaaaaatgtttTCCAGAATTCCAAACTCACCTACAACCTTTATAATAGTTGCAGGAGTTATGAGGCACGTGGCATAGAGTAGCACCCCAAAAAAGTACAAAACTTAAACTCCCATTTAAAGAGTTCAaatgcaatttaaaattattaCTGGATATGCACAAACAATACGAAAATgcttttatattaatttatacaatttaacaaactattattttatttttttggattatcatatCAAAGTTGATACAGAGAGTTAAATGTGGTAGGTCAACTTAACTAGAAGTATGACGGTTCTTTAAACATGTGAACCGAACATAAATTCATTATAAATTACCTTATACATAATATATGACCTACTTGTATGATACAGTTTACATCATAAATAAATGCAAATAAAACACTGATATGGTCAAGGGTTGTTAGGAGTGTGGAAGATTGAACTGTGGAGGAAATTGCTGCCATTTTCTGCTGAAATTTTGGCAATTTCTACTGACTAGCTTTACTTGAACTTCATTAAAAATTGGAAGTACTTTCAGAGTAAATTGGAGTAGAATCCATTGTACACTGCTGTAACACGTAGTTTGTTAAACTGGAAAAGAGGAAGTACTTGTTGCTCACTCAATGTCACATGGGAACACAccaaagagagaaaacaaaacaAGTTACGACACAAATAGGTCTCACTATTTTAAAAGAACTTTATGGAAAACAGCTGTGTAAAGTATACTCAATTTGGCACACGTAAGAGCATAATTGAGTGGTTGGGAAGTGGGTCTCCCAATGTGTGAGACTTGAAATCAAATCCAATCTCCGACTGCCACTCAACCATGAGCTATCCAATCTCAAGAGATATTGCACAGGGCAGAAGTCGCGGATTTCTCGGGCGTtcccaaaaaataaaaggatTCTCATTATAGCATCAGTAGCACTAATGCAGAAAATAATGTCATAACCAGTGATCGTTGTCTGttaattgaagaataaaaacaCCCAATATGCTATTACACAAGTGTCTGATGATTATCATCCATTGATGAcccaaaaaaaaagttgttttgaACTTTGGAACTTCGTAATAATGGGCTCGTTCATCTACCCTCCTATACTAAAAAATATCACGCTTGGTTCACGGCAAGACTCAAATTCATGACACGCGCCAACCATACATCCCGCCGTGGGGACAACAAGACCAGTTAACGAGAAGGAGCCCTTACGTTTGGTGACATATAACTGCAACTTTTGAGATGTCGGAGAAGAGAACTGTTTTTGCTTAGGGGTTAAGAGAGAGCTTGTCAAGATTATGGATTCCTTGACTTGAAGCTTTCTTCATTTCAAGAGCTCGTTTGTACGGTGGTGCAATCGGAGGTTGTACAGGATCTAAACACTGATAGGTTCCATCTGCAGCTCTAGGAAGTGGATATGAACGATCTGAATCATATCCACTCAGGTCTCCACAAGCCAAAAATGGGATATAAACCTTATTAGGACCTTCCAGCCATCCACTACTGCAATCTGTCATATAACACATGTTTGGAAGATGatgtaaaatacaaatataatcggAATTGCATCTAATCTAGCATTCAAGAAATGGAAGCCGCATTACTTAAAAACAACATACTCAGAGTAGTCCCAcaacaaagtggggtctagggaggataGAGTGTTCGCACACTTTACCCATACTTCCAGCGGCGGAGCCACATGTACTTGAGGGGTGTCAACCGACATCCTTTCATTGGAAAATTATACTGTGTAGATaggtgataaattttatttatgtatatatatattgcatattGACACTCCTTGGCTTCTTTGCgaatttacttatttatattttgacACCCCTTAGTGAAATTCCAACTCCACCACTGAAAAGAAACTACAAGactaaaattacaactactaGTATGGTCGAGGAAGCCACATTACTTCTAACGTAAAAAACAGCAACTAGAAAACTTTACTCCAACACAAACAAAATGATAAAGAGTGCTTCCCCACAAATTTAAGATCTAATGCAAGAGGAAGATTTAAGATCCACAACTTACCTCCATGATCATACAAGGGCAAAATTTAGAGTTAGTGCAAAGGACAAGGCATTTTAGAGAATCGAAATTACCTAGGTCCCCAGTGCCTGATGGACTTCCAACTTGTTCAAGAAGGCGATAAAGGTTTCTCTCATTGAATCCTTCAGGTGGAGAGTAATTTTCACAAACTGCAAATGCCTCTGCATAGCGGAAAGATTGAATTAGATTCATGTTACGTAGCAATTCTAGTGCTGCTTTAACAAATCTTATGGACCAGAAAGTCAATTTCATTCCAATTCGCATTTGATATGCCTCGTTGACTAGTAATTCCTGAAAACCTTCCATTAGTTCACAGAAATAAGCAAAGTTGATGCTGCATATATGAACAAACCCCGGAGAAATATTTCAAGGCAGTAGAAAACCATAAATATTTGAACATTCCTGTGAAAACAACTGCATAACCTTTTTTTAAGATTGCAGGGACATAAGCAAAGACTGAAATCCGTAAAATATTACAACATTAAGCTTTGATGAAATATGACAATTGCCAATATTAAATTTTGACGAAATATGACAAATGACAACATTAATAACATTTTTAAGAGCGGTCAAATGAATGGTTTGCATTCACAGGATAATTTTCCAGATAAACAAGATAGAAACTACTATCTACTCACCTATGCTAGAATTGCGACTACTTTTTGGCTTAGCAAAAGTCACTTCTGTGAAAAACAGTTTTAGCTGCAATACGAAAGTAAAATATCAGCAATTCACCAATCAGACAAATGCAAGCATGTAACCCAATAGCAGAAAACATCTAATTGAGGCCTCCTCTGAAGACTAGACAGGATTTGACTGAGTTAAGAAACTAAATCCAGAAATAGTGAATATGCATGCAACTAACCTGACAGTAAAGGAGACTTGTGTCTTTTCCTCGAAAAATTTTTGCTATGAACTTTCCGCCTCCTTTTAGTATGTGAGTGACTATGGTTAGGCCCTGCAAGTTCAACCATCCATGTGACAACTAAGATATCTCCAAACAAAGATGGAGAACAGCTTGGTAAGTTTATAAGAGAAACATTTCTTTAAGCAATACAACTGATTGTTCAAAGACAAAAAAACAATTTAAGCACGAAATCAAAAGACTAAAACCAAGCAAGACAACATAAAGAAATGATTGTTTTCCTTTTCTGGTAATCGATATGAGAAACAAATTAGGAATAGAGAGATAATACCAGCAGATAGAAGAATAATTAGTTATCTTTTCTCCAACGAAAAGCGGATTTCTAGTGTGTGTTCACAGGAAGTTTATCGGAAGGTCTGTGTTTTCCCAGGAAGTTTATTCAATGGATTCTAGAAAGTGTATACTATTATGGTTAATGGTGAGACAACACTCCCATTTGATGGTGCAAGGAGACTTACAAAGGGTGACACTGACCACATCTCCCCATATTTGTTAGCTATTTTTATGGAATGTCTTATTTAGGTGCCTTGCTGAACTCAAAGAAATtaaagagttcaagtttcatccTAAATGTGCTAGACTTGGCATTTCTCACTAATGCTTTGCAGATGACTTGCTCTTGTTCTCTAGAGGCTGCCTTACATCAGTGCTTTCATAAGTTCTCGTAAGCCTCTGGACTATAGGCTATCAGGGGCAAAAGTTCTATATACTTTGGTGGGGTTTCTGATGCTGTGGGAAGTGATAACCAGCATTTTCCAACtgtttggttttggctatggtgaACTTCCATTCAAATATCTAGGCATTCCACTTGATACAAAGCAACTTCCTATTATGCAATGGCCTCAACTAATAGACAAGATTGTGGCTAGAATCTCCTCTTAGACTGCTAAGAAACTGTCTCATGCAGGAAGATACCAATTGATTCAGTCAGTTTTCTTTTGAATTCAGTCATACTGGTCCCAATTGTTCTTTGTTCCTACCAAGGTTCTTAAGCTCATTGATTCTTATTGTAGAAGTTCCAATTGGTCTGGAACTACTACTATCACCAAGAGAGCGTTAATTGCCTGGTACAGAGTGCCTTCCTACGTCGGTTGGAGGGATGAATCTTATCAATATTCAGAGGTGGAACCAAACTACTATTGCCAAGATTTGTTGGGACCTCATTTTGATAAGGTAGAGATTTTATTAAAGGTGTACCATGATGGTACAGGAAAAGAAACAGAAACACCATAAAACGAAAGGCAGCCTCCTATACTCTTCTTCCTAGCATATCCAATAAATCCATATGCCGGTTCAAACTATCTATTAAGCTACCTTTACTCCAGAAATATAAATACTGTATAACATCTATCTGTGAGTTCTCTGCCCTTCAAAGTAAGCTTTGTTCCACTCTAGCCAAATTGTCCCATAAGATGCACAGTGGAATAGTTCTccatatctgctttatcttttttGGTATCACCTGTTCTTGCCAACCTTTTGATACGGAACAAACAAGGAAACACGtaatcacaccccaaaacagtccacgaAACAtaacaaatcgtggaccaaataGCCATccaacaacaagtttagcaacacaagatgaagctccacaatattacaatagcaacaagaacaaacgaGTTACATTAACCACACAAGAagccgaaactaaaacaagatacaagatagatagttagacaagtgttgatgtagtcttaacaacccaagagcatattccactcttggacctttaacacttcacACAACAAGCACCTAACTcctacaattgacacaagagaggcgtccaccacccaagcaccaacgtatcaagcaaaatgcaacacacaagagaatccacccttatgttatgccctagttgcggttgtggactctctctctctaagaggagtgttctttcttcaacattcataaaaactaccaactaaaaccctacaatgttcaatttatattacattacaaaataaaagacaaaagactaaaagaccctttaatgaaaagggctccaaaaacAGCCCATGGAGTGTGCCTGGGACGGTTTTGGGCCTCCTTCACACTTAGACTTGTGCACTCTTTAGGTGGTCTTCAAAATACCCAAAAAGTGTACATGAtcgtgatcgtactcgtatcaccTTTCCACAAACCTTTCACTTTCCGAGGCATCAACCAAGAAAAAGGTGCTCCACAGTTTCCTGATCTTCTTGACACAGGAAGCATCTACTACATAGGTTAAAGCCTCTTTCTTGCAAGTTATTTTGAGTTAAGCATACCCCCCAAGTTGCAACCCATCCAAAACATGGTACTTGAACGGGAGCTTTTGTCTTCCATATCATCTTCCAATGCAATGAATTACCCCAGTGACCTGACTGCTTTTTAACATACCATAACAATTCTTAACTAAACATTTCTTGTCTTTACTTGCCCGCAAAATCAGGTATCCGCCTTATTCTGATCAATATGAACCGATCCCAAATTTTG from the Capsicum annuum cultivar UCD-10X-F1 chromosome 9, UCD10Xv1.1, whole genome shotgun sequence genome contains:
- the LOC107842769 gene encoding putative tRNA (cytidine(32)/guanosine(34)-2'-O)-methyltransferase codes for the protein MGKASRDKRDIYYRKAKEEGWRARSAFKLLQIDEEFNIFEGVKRVVDLCAAPGSWSQVLSRTLYLPAKLSPDTKDDDLPLIVAIDLQPMAPIEGVIQVQGDITNAKTAEVVIRHFDGCKADLVVCDGAPDVTGLHDMDEFVQSQLILAGLTIVTHILKGGGKFIAKIFRGKDTSLLYCQLKLFFTEVTFAKPKSSRNSSIEAFAVCENYSPPEGFNERNLYRLLEQVGSPSGTGDLDCSSGWLEGPNKVYIPFLACGDLSGYDSDRSYPLPRAADGTYQCLDPVQPPIAPPYKRALEMKKASSQGIHNLDKLSLNP